A region of the Thermanaerothrix sp. genome:
CCTCCAGCATCTCCTCCGTGGCCTCCCTGGCGCCGTAGAAGCTCGAGGGCCCCAGCAGATGGTCCGGGAGAAGAGGGAAGAGCTCGTAGTGAAGCTCCATGTGGCGCTCCAGGTCCCTAAGGCGCACCTCGATCTCCCCCCGCAGGTTGCCCCCCTTCCTCATGTGGTGGGCGGCCCTCATGGAGGAGAAAGGATCCTCCTTGGAGCGAAAGGCTTCGCCGGCCATGGCATGGAGTTCCATCCTCCTGGATGCCTCCATGGACAGGTATATGCACTCCCTGAAGAGGCCGTGGTACACGTCCACCGCCGGCCCGTCGGGGCCTTCCTCCACCCGGATGAGCCTAAGGCCCTCAAGGGAGTTAAGTACCTTAAGGAAAGGGAACCCTTCACGGCCCGGCAAGGCGATTGCCTTGAGCTCCTCAAGCCCCACCGGACCGTCAAGGACCGCCAATGCCTCCATCACGGACCACTCGTCCCCAGAGAGCTCCCCCATGAGGCCCTCCACGGCCCCCACGAAAGTCTGGCCCCCGATGGAAGGCCCCTTGGCGGCCTCCTCCACGAAGAGGGGCACCCCGCAGGTCCTGTCGTATAGGTCCAATAGCTCCGCCTCCCCCAAGGTCCTGCGGGAAAGCCTTCTGAACAGCTCACCGGTGTCCTCCTGGCTTAGGGGCTCAAGCTCCATCTCAAGGACCTTCAAATCCCCCCTCATCATGAGGGACCTTAGAAGCCGCCCCATGGAACCCGCCCGGGGACGGGAGATGAGCCCAACCCTAATTCCGCAGCGGGAATCCATGGAGCCCAAAAAGCCCTCCAGAGCGTCCATTGAGGCCTCGTCGAACCGGTGGAGGTCGTCGAAGAAGACCCAAAGCCCAAAGCTCCGGCGGCAGACCGTGCTCAACAGGTGAAACACCATGGCCCCTATGGAACGGGAGTCCACCGGCTGGAAGTCCGACGCCCTAACCCCCAGGGAGGGGAACACCTGCCCGAGCCGCAGGAAGAGCGGAGACGAAGAGGCCTCCCCGTCCATGAGTCCCTTGGCCACCAGACCTCTCAGGAGGTCCTCGAAGGGCCAAAGGGGGAGCTTGCCCATCACGGGCCTGGCCCACAGGGAGGGCACCCCGCAAAGCCGGGCGAGCTCCCTTGCGAAGCTTGTCTTGCCAACCCCCGCCTGGCCGAACACCCAAAGGGCCGCCGGGCCCGAAGAGCCGGCGAACTCCAAAACCCTCCTGAGCTCCAAGCCCCTTCCCACCAGGTTTGACCTCTCCATCATGAGGCCCACCAGCCGATCCTTTAGATGAACCGCCTCCTGGGAGGGCTCCTCCCCCTCCTCGTTCAGCGCCCTCTTAAGACGGGCAAAGGTCCTGAGGGCCTCCCCGGGGCGGCCCAAGTGGGCAAGACAGTCCATCAACCCCAAGGCCAGCTCCTCGTCGCAAGGGGCCCGGTTGAAGAGGCCCCAAAGCTCCGAAAGGCGCTCCGCATCCCAAGGCCCCCTCAAAAGGGACCGCCTGACCCGCTCCGCCACGTCCATCCTCATGGACTCCACCCATTCCTCGAAGGCGGGACAGTCCGGAAGGCTCAAACCCTCCAGGAAATCCCCCTGTGGAACCTGGGAAAACGCGCCTTCCACGAGCAAATCCAGGTCCACGTTCCAACCATCTCCCCGGATGACCCACAGCCTGT
Encoded here:
- a CDS encoding AAA family ATPase, with protein sequence MSSLEARLIGPFRIYRDGAETVLPFKKAYGLLAYVLVNRRVQRARLEELFWGDFDRPRASGSLRNALYELKRYLSDGAIRTDRLWVIRGDGWNVDLDLLVEGAFSQVPQGDFLEGLSLPDCPAFEEWVESMRMDVAERVRRSLLRGPWDAERLSELWGLFNRAPCDEELALGLMDCLAHLGRPGEALRTFARLKRALNEEGEEPSQEAVHLKDRLVGLMMERSNLVGRGLELRRVLEFAGSSGPAALWVFGQAGVGKTSFARELARLCGVPSLWARPVMGKLPLWPFEDLLRGLVAKGLMDGEASSSPLFLRLGQVFPSLGVRASDFQPVDSRSIGAMVFHLLSTVCRRSFGLWVFFDDLHRFDEASMDALEGFLGSMDSRCGIRVGLISRPRAGSMGRLLRSLMMRGDLKVLEMELEPLSQEDTGELFRRLSRRTLGEAELLDLYDRTCGVPLFVEEAAKGPSIGGQTFVGAVEGLMGELSGDEWSVMEALAVLDGPVGLEELKAIALPGREGFPFLKVLNSLEGLRLIRVEEGPDGPAVDVYHGLFRECIYLSMEASRRMELHAMAGEAFRSKEDPFSSMRAAHHMRKGGNLRGEIEVRLRDLERHMELHYELFPLLPDHLLGPSSFYGAREATEEMLEECRSLMSAIGAGDDLASRYMMLKGGFLLWWGEYHRGLGMTSRGAEMALRAGDLDVLAGCLRRLGYFYIQVEDPAMLEETALKLRDIKARLPLKGLSLRFMGLSRMFSGRLGEALRLFEASAGEFEMLSEMGVPHELNRLAAGIYGGECLFLLGRLDEGIARVMECLGSVRSRGFMRVEPFVLSVLARLKYLAGDLEGAFAHAEEALGIFSSMPWVRDDGPVLAVAALHRGLQGRMEEAAGLMRRAVNALSIGKPSWRVFVEELRRRMGSAGGF